TCCCAGGAGTAATATTTGCAAGCCTAAGTGTTTCATTTATAACCTACAGTAGACAACAAAACTTAAGATGTAAATGGTCTAGCTCACTATATGATTCAAATGATAGATACAATGAAATGTCTGGTTAATTGAAACGTACCATGTGCGTGAAAGTCATAGACTTGTACTCTTTCCATGAAATAGCAGAACCTTCTGTTTCTCGCATTTTAAGAATATTTTCATGTTCTCTCTACAAAAATGATTGACTGTTTAAGTATGAAGTAATCTTACATATTTTGTTAGTGTAAACATCTAATCATAACAATATATACCGTCagtaaatataaaatattaatcattTAAGTATTGAACTTGCACAAGAATTGGAGAATTAAAGGGTAAATACAGATGACAGCGGGCCAAATAGTTTCGGAAAGTCACGGACCTTTAGTTCAGCCATAACACGTGGATGGCCATCTAGATACCTCAAGGCCACAGTCAAAGCTGTTGAAGTCGTTTCATGGGCAGCAAATAGAAACAAAAATACCAGGTCCCTCgcaatttcttcattcaaaaAAGTGTCTTCTTTCTTTATTTGCTCAAGTAAATGGTCCGCAAAGTCATAGTCATTCGTAGCTCCATCATTGCCTGAGCGCTTCTTCTCAAAGATGTCGTGGATGACCTTCATTGCTTTCTTACGTCCctggaaaatgaaaatcataaaaatcatatcGTTCGTTCAATCTGATACAGCATATATGAAAGCATATATATTTTACTTAGTCATATATTTATAATGAATATCTTTTTTTTGAGGTATAATGAACATCGATCTTTCAATATAAAAAGAATTCCAAATGAcgaacaacaacaacaattgATTACTTGTAAGCAAGCGTGGAATGGTGTTCCAGGGATGTTGAGAGGAAATGAGATCAAGCCATCCATGAATGCCTTATAACTGTCTCTCAATTTTTGCTGATCCTTGCTTTCTTCATAGCCAAGCATCTTCTTGGCAGCATATTTAAATACCAACTGGAGAAAATGAGATTGTTAATTACTACTTTTCAGCAATGCTCTGTACGTATAGTCCGAATTCGTCCTGATTAATATAATCAAATAGTAGGATGCTAATGAATTTACCTCTGCAGTTCCATCTTTACCATCTAATTTTCCAAGTTTACTCCAAGATCTTAGAGATTCTTGAGTGCTCTCATCCATTTCATATATTAGCTTCTCTCTTAAGGCTTCGGGGCTAACAAACTTGAACGTTAAGCTCTTGAGGTACTTGTGGAAGCCTCCATGATGGGCAACTACACTTTGTTTCCCAATTATCTGGAAGAGACTCTCAGTATACCAAATTTGGAAAGCATTACCTTCTTGCTGGAAGACGCGGTAGTTGACGTCAGCATCAGTTGATACAACGATTGGCTGCCCAACTATACTCGTGCGAAAAATTGGCCCGTATCTGAAATTGcccaaagaggaaaaaaaaggaaacaatgaAAAGCTAGTCAAAGATAAAATATTCTTAACTATTACTGCTGTcatattattaaaaatatatatatatatatatatatatgtgtgtgtgtgatagCTGGTTAAGAAGTGGTTAGATAACCACTGGAGTATTGAGTTTTATCCGGAGTCAGTTTTATCCACAGTAGTTGGAAATGAAAAGGGTGTGAAGTAAAATaggaggcaaaaaaaaaaaaaagcgttaGAAAGGTGGAATATCATCGGATGCATAAGGGGTGAAGTACTCAATTGTTTCTCCTATAATTGGTAATCCCATCGAACCTGGTGGTaatcaatgtttttaaactcggaccggccAGCGAACCGGAGAGGGGTCCGGTTCACGGTCCGACCGGCCGGTTCAACGGTTcaacgtctttttttttttttttttgcagttgCAACTTTAATACTGAGTATTTCACAGGTCTTCACTCTATACTCTACACTGAAACTTGACTGCTAATGTACAATTTAACATGATTATTAATAACTTAAGTTCCTAAAATACATTCATCAATATAacttaaaattaaatttaagttgagataataataaattttttaaaagttatacataaaacctggaatgataaatataactaaaatatcataattcatcGCAAATTTTCATAATTCATTACAAACATAAATAGATATAGTCCAAATGTTCATCAATTATcacaaacaaaaacacaaaaataaataaaataaatgttgACGTTCTTCCACAATTCAAAAAAAGTTCATAGAAAAGTCCAACTCATAGTCAAGGCAAATAATTTGAATAACAAACTTCCATCATTGGCATGACAAGGCAACAGCACCCATttcacaatttcatcaatttaacctgaaaaaattaaaaagtttattataaaaaatataaatctaattgGTGAAACTaaagaaaaagccaaaaaattttgaaaaacaaagatacaaccaaacaaaaaaagaatcaactgcTACTAAACATCACTAATTAACATGTTATATTCCaatcattatcttcatcaccaTCTTTTACTTGCGTTGCATCCTTTATTTCCTCAAGTATACTCGACTAGAAGAACCAATTTAGACAAATATACATCtcttactttatttttatttatttccctaTCAGTTGGTGAAACAAACTATTTTGGATATAATTAAAATGGTTAATCAAAAACATCTTATTGCACATTTCAAATTATTGTCTAGTAAGCATTTCATCGTAGTACGAGAGGAAAGCAAATGAACAATGTAGTACTAGATATTTTCCAATTCCTATTATTCCTGTTCCACTATTCAAACGAAAAATACTTTGCTGTTAGGCATGATCCTTTTGGTTATCTTTAGGCAAGATTTTTTatttaactataaattaaaTCAGGACATATACACAAGTTACGGCAAATATTTATGGACGGAACAAATGTCATGATGTATTGTCACAAAAACTAAATAAGTGCTCTAATCTCTAcatagaaaacaaaaatcaagaaaaggcaaaaatcaactaaacataatatagaaaacaaaaatcaagaaaaggcaaaaattaAACTCACAAGATGGAAATGCTCTGGAGTCTTGTCTAAAGATAATAGTGTGATGATCTTGTCATGGGTATTAGGAAGTGGAAGGATTATgaagaaaaattaagaaaaaaaatcaagaggAGAACTGGAGATTGGAGAATCTGAGGAGTGGAGGAAGTGAAGCCGAGGCAACTGAAAAGAAATGTGCCGTCTGCACTTTGCTAggtcttttagggttttttttatttaatctgattttagttttttagGTAAGTCAAGTAACATTCTACATATCCTCTGGCTGTGGTTTAGCGGTACGCGCACGTTATTCTGGTCATGGAGACCAAAGTTCGAACCTAATAGCTttcacttttattgttttgaatttgaggcatatttgaaaatttgagaacCGCCGGTTTGCGGTTTAGACGGGTTCGTCCGATTCATCCGATTCGTAGCGGTTTTACATTAGGCTCCGGGTTTGATACTGGACCGGACCGGtgacatggccggttcgcgatCGAACCGGCCGATCcagtccggttctgaaaacattggtGGTAATACCCCGTTACACTTGGGGTTTCTCCACCTGTATACCCTGTGGCTGAAAAGCACAATAATGAGAGCAATAATAGCACAAGCAAACAACATGGTCCTTGGTTAGTGTACTGGAAATGTAGGGGAAAAATGAGAAGAGAGTAGCTACAATTGATGTTGTTTGCTATGAAGGAATCTTGGTATTTGGAGCTGCTTAAATAGATGGAGAGCTCAAGCTCTGACAAGGACGCGCTGTAAGAATGTTGGCGATAGACATattaccttttcttttttgttattgCAACATTAGCGCTTGGTCACGGCGGCTACAGATTCAAAGTCTAAAGACCAATAGCGCTTGATCACGGCGGCTAGAGAGGCCCGAGAAAAAGTCTATCTTGTACAACGTCGGCTACAGATTCAAAGTCTATCTTCCATAAATACCCTTATGCAAAATATTTAATTCGTTGAATGTCAGAATCGGAGGGTAATGCCTATTGGATTTTAAACGGAAATGGCCATGATTTGGCCAAAAATTTTTGTGCGATCCAGATAACTAGTTGTGCATCGATTTTCACATCGTGTGTGAGACTcgcaaaattttatattaaagTTACACGTTGTGCAAACAAAGTTACGCCGTGTGTAATCAAAGTTACGTGCAATTGAAAATGATCAAAATCGTTGGGCACGATTGTGCCTGCAACCGTCCGTGCCCCTTGTCCATTTTAAACAAACAGCCGTGCCCCGACGTCGTTGTCGGAGTGAAAGAGGAGTTTGACTACAGACTCGCAGAGGAGACCTGCAACTAGATATTTTCTTCCTCTGAAAAGTATTTTTTTGTGTATAATAAATAATTCTTAAAATTCTTCTGTCGCTGACTCATGTTGTTGTTGTTTCTTATTGACTTGTAGACTTGTAGTTGTAACAAAAAGTTGAATTGACATTAAAGTTAGGAACAAAAAGTTGCAGAGGTTTAATTACGAAGTAATTAATCAATTAAGCTGCAAGTGAGGATATATTTGAATGTGGATTAGCTGGAGGGAAAGCTCGCTGCCACtatttttggtaataattaCGTGTTATACATATGTCTTAGCGACCCTCAAAGCTGAATCTGGATTAGCTGGACGCTTATCAAATTATATTGTCATAGTTCGAGAAGATTagcagaaaaaagagagagagagagagagagaatcaggAACCTGAATATCTTTTAGTCAAAGGGAATACGTCTATGGTTTTTGGAAGCCAAATTTGACGCTCCTGGTTGAAATAGTGAAAGAATGGACTTCTGATTTggcctttctctctcttctttacTAACAAAAgtcttttttaatttgtttatcaaTTTTTAGGTAATTTAGTCATTACAATTTGCCGCTTTTTAGTTCActtaggttccgtttgataaaactgaatctgaattctgaagtttgaattctgaaatctgaatactgaaacaattaatttgctgaattttaagcactgaaaaaaaatatatgaatgtctgaattttaatgttaaacctatttatactgtttgataaacatttataactgaatgcttaataagttaaatttgacaaatttgcccttatattttttcatccaaaaaagaaatagaacctatgatttaattagctaaaaatgttaggtatgaaaatgataatatatattttaaaatcaaattaatataaaagatgaaatatattatatgaggagtatagagaagatgtgaaaatcattcaaaagggaaaaaaagaaatagaaaatcattagatagagaatattagattgtttaattagataagaattttgaacataattaacaaacaagggtagatttggtagataagataaggtaatTGAAGTAATTCTAGTAATTCTTATTAGAATTAaacattcagttaggattcttgttctgaaaaaaatacacacaagttcagcactacttaacaagttcagtaaatggattttcatttatcaaacactcaaaacatctgaatgtctgaaaaaattcaaattcagcacttttttatgttatcaaacaaacCCTTAGTTAGATCTTTTGATTATTGTAATATGTTCTTAATTGCTGCTCATAATTAgtccaattagaaaaagtaacattaaaaagTACTTTAAGTAGAGAGATGAAATTTTTGTTCCATAAATTAAAAGTTAAAaacaatcaatatatatatttcaccgctcaaaaagttcacatttaataaattagacaacacaaataagtaacaaaactacactaatgaTCACAAACGAAAGAAGGTAGTTTTGAATCTTATGATtattagtgtagttttgttgcttatttgtattgtctaatttattaaatgtgaACTTTTAAGTGGTGAAATGTGTGTATTAATtgtttctaacttttaattatttttatttttttactaatacaacttatatacatgcataggggtatttataaaataaaagtttcatctctcTCCTTCAAGTACTTTTTTAATAGTACTATTTctaattgaactaattttgttaACAAAACCTTAACCTCATgggaggtttgtgtaattttgcaAACTTCAAGGGAGTctagtgaaattgttaaaaatctcgggaggtttttgaaattatccatttttcttttggaaTAAGAGGAGATGGTTTAAGATGGTACCCGACACTTTTTTTGGGTAGTAAAATTAGTGAAAGAAATGGTTATTCCTTCAGAAAAAAAGAATTGgtaactttcttttttttttttgtagtaaaATTACGATTTTTGCAATCAAGAGGTAATTTCGTTAGATATTTAGGTGTCATTTGGAGTTGCGTACCTTTGGTAAAAGAGCACTTTTATGTGATAAAAGTACTTTTTAAGTGTTATTTTTCTGGCTAAATTTACCAATTTTATATTCAAATTTGCAAGTTTACCTTCTTATCTTACTTTTCAAGTTTTGAGACTTGAAAACTTGAATGACCACCAAATTTTCTAGTGTTttattattaatataatattcacaaataatctGGCTCTTCTCTAATAAATTATCTTTCCATTTCCTATAATGCACATGTGAATGAATCACATGtgtctttatttattaaaaggGGACAAGATAATTTCAAGTTTGACTAATTTTAAGATTTGTTAATAAATAAAAACGCATGTCATGCATCTAGATGTGTATTATGAGAAATGAAAATAGAATTTAATAGAGATGAGCCAAATCCTTATCCTTTATAGTGATCAAACTAGGAAACTGCACATGCATTGTACGTGTATAGTGAgtaatttatcataaattgctTTTCCAATTAGGTAAATCACTGAAtgattgatttaatttcttctcttttctttagtTATCTCCTATCTTAGTCGATCTTGGATTTGTTCATGTCCTTTTTTAGGTCTATTTATAGTATAGTTTAGGAGTAGATAAAATGAGTTAtttttaaagcaataaaaaccCATTGCATTTGATGAGGATGTGGCAAGGTGATGAACTAACAAACAGTTTACTATCCACACGAAAGATGGGACTTCTTTCCACCTTATTTGTTTCCACAtctcatttttccttctttcattTAGTTGATATTGACAATTACTCAATAATGCATATTCAAATACTTAAAAAATCTAATAAAGTTGAAGGTACCATGCACACAATGGGCTTGTTTAGATATGGATTatttgtaaaaaattttagttgcattataaatatgttttaatcacatttttatctctTGAACTACCTTTTTTCTTACAtatattacatcacaaaaagtattatAGCATTAAAATATATGACAATATACAAGGTAGAGATTTGTAATAATAGAAATCTTATTTgaatacataaatattttacTTTGACTCTATAGATGCACACCCCCCTACTTTTAAACTGAAcacactttgagatttgcttcTAGCATGCAACAGCAAAAGgataattttgtttatttttcattCTTGTGACACGTAATGTGAAGAGCGTCCCATGCAAAATTGTATGTTTATTCTATTCTTGTATGTTTAGGTACCTTgacaaaattattttattcGTGCATGTAAGTCTATTCTTTGTTGCGAATATTTTCTCACCAATTTTTGTGGCTTCACCTGTCTATTTCTTAGATTTTCTTCAGCCACTTGATCAGCATATACTTTATGAAAACTCTTTTGGActgattatttatttaataccaCAAATGATCATCCATTTCAAGAAATGAAGCACTATCATCCAGGCATGGTGATATGTTTCTTTTCGTCATTCTTCCTCGCTTGACTTTTCCTGAGAGTAGAGATTcgtgttttctatttttccttgtagttttagtttcaaatttttgtttcaaagaaaaaaatatgagCAGCAATTAAGAACATATTACAATAATCAAAAGATCTAACTAAGGgtttgtttgataacataaaaaagtgctgaatttgaattttttcagacattcagatgttttgagtgtttgataaatgaaaatccatttactgaacttgttaagtagtgctgaacttgtgtgtatttttttcagaacaagaatcctaactgaatgttTAATTCTAATAAGAATTACTAGAATTACTTCAattaccttatcttatctaccaaatctacccttgtttgttaattatgttcaaaattcttatctaattaaacaatctaatattctctatctaatgattttctatttctttttttcccttttgaatgattttcacatcttctctatactcctcatataatatatttcatcttttatattaatttgattttaaaatatatattatcattttcatacctaacatttttagctaattaaatcataggttctatttcttttttggatgaaaaaa
This portion of the Coffea arabica cultivar ET-39 chromosome 2e, Coffea Arabica ET-39 HiFi, whole genome shotgun sequence genome encodes:
- the LOC140036251 gene encoding cytochrome P450 87A3-like, yielding MTAVIVKNILSLTSFSLFPFFSSLGNFRYGPIFRTSIVGQPIVVSTDADVNYRVFQQEGNAFQIWYTESLFQIIGKQSVVAHHGGFHKYLKSLTFKFVSPEALREKLIYEMDESTQESLRSWSKLGKLDGKDGTAELVFKYAAKKMLGYEESKDQQKLRDSYKAFMDGLISFPLNIPGTPFHACLQGRKKAMKVIHDIFEKKRSGNDGATNDYDFADHLLEQIKKEDTFLNEEIARDLVFLFLFAAHETTSTALTVALRYLDGHPRVMAELKREHENILKMRETEGSAISWKEYKSMTFTHMVINETLRLANITPGILRKVVKEVEVKGYTIPAGWTVMVCPSSVHLDPNVYKNPHEFNPWRWEGKELHAGSKNFMAFAGGTRLCVGADYAKVQMSIFLHYLVTKYTWRVTNGAERIRTPTGIRFPKGLNIEISENK